Proteins from a genomic interval of Ferrovibrio terrae:
- a CDS encoding response regulator, producing MSRTPHILIVDGDREIRNRVMRFLVEHGFRVTPAADSRGMSLALKTGRFDLIVLDLMLPGEDGVQLFRRLRQQVTMPILLLTALSGEADRVLGLESGADDYLTKPFSPRELVARIKAVLRRSVATVSDDSDRPQAYAFEGWVLETAKRHLRAPGGGILPLTSGEFDLLLAFCEHPQRVLSREQLLDLTRGRSTVLFDRSIDVQVSRLRRKIEADPNMPELIKTVRGGGYIFTPPVQALQAA from the coding sequence ATGTCCCGTACGCCTCATATCCTGATCGTCGATGGTGATCGCGAGATTCGTAATCGCGTCATGCGATTTCTCGTTGAACACGGTTTCCGCGTCACCCCGGCCGCCGACAGCCGTGGCATGTCGCTTGCGCTCAAGACCGGGCGCTTCGACCTGATCGTACTCGACCTGATGCTGCCTGGTGAAGATGGCGTGCAGCTGTTCCGCCGGCTGCGCCAGCAGGTGACGATGCCGATCCTGCTGCTGACGGCGCTGTCGGGCGAGGCCGACCGGGTTCTGGGCCTGGAAAGCGGCGCCGACGACTATCTGACCAAGCCGTTCAGCCCGCGTGAGCTGGTCGCCCGTATCAAGGCGGTCCTGCGGCGCAGCGTGGCCACCGTGTCTGACGATAGCGATCGGCCGCAGGCCTATGCATTCGAAGGCTGGGTTCTGGAAACCGCCAAGCGCCATCTGCGCGCGCCCGGTGGCGGCATCCTGCCGCTGACATCCGGGGAATTCGACCTGCTGCTGGCCTTCTGCGAACATCCGCAGCGCGTGCTGAGCCGGGAACAGCTGCTGGATCTGACCCGCGGCCGCTCCACCGTGCTGTTCGACCGCAGCATCGATGTGCAGGTCAGCCGCCTGCGCCGCAAGATCGAAGCCGATCCCAATATGCCCGAGCTGATCAAGACGGTGCGCGGTGGCGGCTATATCTTCACGCCGCCGGTGCAGGCGCTCCAGGCCGCCTAA
- a CDS encoding flagellar hook basal-body protein: MTMSGVMGMAVQALNAQSMAISNIADNVANAGTAGYKAVETQFRDLVQGMQSAVSPVLGSTRQAGVIGYADFNNRKQGQIASDLDTPASAAIDGNGFFAVAKPASIDPATGTATSFENETYYTRQGDFHLDSSGRLVNSAGFYLMASASPTGTSPSVLTIDTRDNAAGSGFTGVSIDDGGVITAHYADKTTTQQGQVVLANFREPDELDRTDGTAYRVTAESGDAVYGNPMAGTNRAGIGTIKGSALESSTVDTASQMTRLIVAQQAYSMNSQVIQMANEMMTTAVNLKG, encoded by the coding sequence ATGACGATGAGCGGCGTGATGGGTATGGCGGTGCAGGCGCTGAATGCGCAGTCGATGGCGATCAGCAACATCGCCGACAATGTCGCCAATGCCGGCACCGCCGGCTACAAGGCGGTGGAGACGCAGTTCCGCGATCTGGTGCAGGGCATGCAGTCGGCCGTCAGCCCGGTGCTGGGCAGCACCAGGCAGGCCGGCGTGATCGGCTATGCCGACTTCAACAATCGCAAACAGGGGCAGATCGCCAGCGACCTGGACACCCCGGCCTCGGCGGCGATCGACGGCAATGGTTTCTTTGCCGTGGCCAAACCGGCCAGCATCGATCCGGCCACCGGCACCGCCACCAGCTTCGAAAACGAGACCTATTACACGCGCCAGGGCGACTTTCACCTCGACAGCAGCGGCCGGCTGGTGAACTCCGCCGGCTTCTACCTGATGGCATCAGCCAGCCCCACCGGCACCAGTCCCTCGGTGCTGACCATCGACACCCGCGACAATGCCGCCGGCAGCGGCTTTACCGGCGTCAGTATCGACGATGGCGGCGTGATCACCGCGCATTATGCCGACAAGACCACGACCCAGCAGGGCCAGGTGGTGCTGGCCAACTTCCGCGAGCCCGACGAGCTTGATCGCACCGACGGTACGGCCTATCGCGTCACGGCCGAGTCAGGCGATGCTGTTTACGGCAACCCGATGGCCGGTACCAATCGCGCCGGCATCGGCACGATCAAGGGCAGCGCGCTGGAGAGTTCCACCGTGGATACCGCCAGCCAGATGACCAGGCTGATCGTCGCGCAGCAGGCCTATTCGATGAACTCGCAGGTGATCCAGATGGCCAACGAGATGATGACCACTGCGGTGAACCTGAAAGGCTGA